The following are encoded together in the Pedobacter sp. D749 genome:
- a CDS encoding LiaI-LiaF-like domain-containing protein, whose amino-acid sequence MKLDRLIWGIILLFIGGVLLLENFGVITFYWRNVWSFWPVFLIIAGLNILFNKNNSQTGSIISIGVLVVALSFLFYKGQQVPEGGSWWGRQFKKDVDINIEHNNDDNDNDDDDHDNDTSYNHLSLSEPFLAADNAKKTVLNISGGGISFNLDGETAELIKADVKKKHGNFSLKKVLTDSATVLTFQMDDKKNKWNFGDGGNDVDFKLNKEANWDILMKLGAGEANFDFANYKVRTFRFDGGAAALDIKFGDLLPITDVIVKSGVADVKIKVPTNSGCRIRTKTGLSAKDFDGFEKLSDGVYETSNYKTSAKKIFINLDGGLSNFEVSRY is encoded by the coding sequence ATGAAATTAGATAGATTAATATGGGGTATTATCCTGCTTTTTATTGGCGGTGTACTTCTACTCGAAAACTTTGGCGTAATCACTTTTTATTGGCGCAACGTATGGAGCTTTTGGCCGGTATTCTTAATTATAGCAGGCTTAAATATCCTGTTTAATAAAAACAATTCGCAAACTGGCAGCATCATTTCTATTGGTGTTTTAGTGGTAGCCCTTTCGTTCCTTTTTTATAAAGGTCAACAGGTTCCCGAAGGTGGAAGTTGGTGGGGCCGTCAATTTAAAAAAGATGTCGACATTAATATTGAACACAATAATGACGACAACGATAACGACGACGATGATCATGATAACGACACATCATATAATCACTTAAGTTTGTCTGAACCATTTTTAGCTGCAGATAATGCAAAAAAAACGGTATTAAATATTTCCGGAGGTGGCATCTCTTTTAATCTTGATGGTGAGACAGCTGAGTTGATCAAGGCAGACGTAAAGAAAAAACATGGCAACTTTTCTTTAAAGAAAGTCCTTACCGATAGTGCTACCGTTCTTACTTTCCAAATGGACGATAAAAAGAATAAATGGAATTTTGGTGATGGTGGTAACGATGTTGACTTCAAATTAAATAAAGAAGCCAACTGGGATATATTGATGAAACTGGGTGCTGGCGAAGCAAACTTTGACTTTGCCAATTACAAAGTACGTACTTTCCGATTTGATGGTGGAGCTGCAGCTTTGGATATTAAATTCGGAGATTTATTGCCAATAACCGATGTAATCGTAAAATCGGGTGTAGCTGATGTTAAAATCAAAGTTCCTACTAACTCAGGCTGCAGGATTAGAACTAAAACAGGTTTATCAGCTAAAGATTTCGACGGATTTGAGAAATTGAGCGATGGAGTTTACGAGACTTCTAATTATAAAACTTCCGCTAAAAAAATCTTTATTAATTTAGATGGCGGATTGAGTAACTTTGAGGTAAGCAGATATTAG
- a CDS encoding RDD family protein codes for MKSYNPMNPDKEKLYIVVINGKPQGPYSLNELKDLNITANTFIRKPGMDDYKEAHAIPELRELLGFSYQKTAPQYFAAFDQRLLASVIDHFIIFGIYSIIILTSYIFIEGKDQRIMAFLIPFPSIFIIKLIYGSIAEASASQATIGKKLLNIKVTDLEGSQVSFGISLVRNFSKILSVIPVFFGYLYSFLNKKNQCWHDIAANTLVIKDRLI; via the coding sequence TTGAAATCTTATAATCCAATGAATCCTGATAAAGAAAAATTATATATAGTTGTAATTAATGGTAAGCCACAAGGGCCGTATAGTTTAAACGAACTGAAAGATTTAAACATCACAGCGAATACTTTTATACGTAAGCCCGGAATGGACGATTATAAAGAAGCTCATGCAATTCCCGAATTGCGTGAGCTTTTGGGTTTTAGCTATCAAAAAACTGCACCTCAATATTTTGCCGCTTTTGATCAAAGATTATTGGCATCAGTAATTGATCATTTTATTATTTTCGGTATATATAGCATCATTATTTTAACGAGTTATATTTTTATTGAAGGCAAAGATCAGCGGATTATGGCTTTTCTGATCCCATTCCCATCCATATTTATTATTAAACTCATTTATGGCAGTATTGCAGAGGCATCAGCCAGTCAGGCTACTATTGGTAAAAAACTCCTCAATATTAAAGTAACCGATTTAGAAGGCAGCCAGGTTTCTTTTGGTATTTCGCTGGTTAGAAACTTCTCTAAAATTTTATCTGTAATTCCTGTTTTCTTTGGCTATTTATATAGTTTTCTTAATAAGAAAAACCAATGCTGGCATGATATTGCTGCCAATACTTTGGTCATAAAAGACAGGTTAATATAA
- a CDS encoding PspC domain-containing protein, with product MEKKLFRNEHDKMIAGVASGLADYMQVEVTIIRLLFALSAIFMAGGGLVAYIIMWIIVPVNNDPAARFSKFNDYFGNKNPNPQPFGTADPFAGPANQGNQNWTQPVDGTQKTPFETQPNFDKFNKSNDTGRTIGGLVLLVVGCFFLMREMDFIPDWFSIRNLFRYMWPLIFIALGISIIAKSKRKNDWAAFQHQQEAEQQKAADFSETIAENEPATPVNKDDNSTSANPQV from the coding sequence GGAAAAGAAGCTTTTTAGAAACGAACACGATAAGATGATTGCCGGTGTAGCTTCGGGACTTGCAGATTACATGCAGGTGGAGGTTACCATAATTAGGTTATTGTTTGCATTATCGGCTATATTTATGGCTGGGGGTGGCTTGGTTGCCTATATTATAATGTGGATTATTGTTCCGGTTAATAACGACCCGGCGGCAAGATTCTCGAAATTTAATGATTACTTTGGTAATAAAAACCCAAATCCACAACCATTTGGAACTGCCGATCCCTTTGCCGGACCTGCTAATCAGGGGAATCAGAATTGGACACAACCTGTAGATGGTACACAGAAAACACCTTTCGAAACACAACCAAATTTCGACAAATTCAATAAATCTAATGATACTGGTCGTACGATAGGCGGATTGGTGTTGCTTGTAGTAGGATGTTTTTTCCTGATGCGAGAAATGGATTTCATCCCTGATTGGTTTAGTATCCGCAACTTATTCAGGTACATGTGGCCGTTAATATTTATTGCTTTAGGCATAAGTATTATAGCCAAATCAAAAAGAAAGAACGATTGGGCAGCTTTTCAGCACCAACAGGAAGCTGAGCAACAAAAGGCAGCTGATTTTTCTGAAACCATTGCAGAAAATGAACCTGCAACACCAGTTAACAAAGATGATAATTCAACATCCGCTAACCCTCAAGTATAA